One part of the Saprospiraceae bacterium genome encodes these proteins:
- a CDS encoding DUF547 domain-containing protein: MHKNFDVLLKKNVRANGDVDYKGFIEDSTRLNEYLGMLSSNAPKTHWNENEIKAYWMNAYNAFTIQLVIRNYPIKSIKEIGGKIPFINSTWDIKFISIGNEILDLNNIEHGKLRKKYEDPRIHMALVCASVSCPALRNEAYDPKKLDTQLDDQSKRFLADPIRNNVNSKIAQLSMIFKWYKSDFNVLGGVREFVKKYGPSEISEKTKISYMDYNWALNSIK; this comes from the coding sequence TTGCATAAGAATTTTGATGTACTGCTTAAAAAAAATGTGCGTGCCAATGGAGATGTTGATTATAAAGGTTTTATAGAGGATAGTACCCGGTTAAATGAATATCTTGGGATGCTTTCTTCAAATGCTCCTAAGACTCATTGGAATGAAAATGAAATAAAGGCATATTGGATGAATGCTTATAATGCCTTTACAATTCAATTGGTAATCCGAAACTACCCGATAAAAAGTATAAAAGAAATTGGTGGTAAAATTCCATTTATCAATAGTACCTGGGATATAAAATTTATTTCCATTGGAAATGAAATATTGGATCTGAATAATATTGAGCATGGTAAACTTCGGAAAAAGTATGAAGATCCTAGAATTCACATGGCTTTAGTATGTGCTTCTGTTTCTTGTCCGGCTTTGCGAAATGAAGCCTATGATCCCAAAAAATTGGATACGCAACTGGATGATCAAAGTAAACGTTTTTTGGCGGATCCAATTAGAAATAATGTGAATTCAAAAATAGCTCAACTATCTATGATATTTAAATGGTATAAATCCGATTTTAATGTGTTAGGTGGAGTGCGTGAATTTGTAAAAAAATATGGTCCGTCAGAAATTTCAGAAAAAACCAAAATATCCTATATGGATTATAACTGGGCATTAAATTCAATTAAATGA
- a CDS encoding zinc-dependent peptidase has protein sequence MPSRIAQTLCTTLFLLTLFFIDKSTEDSLWVLIPTGILALASFVFGSLINQKWYQRNPPKLSDYELNWVKRFVPFYKNLPKIAQDHFCNQLAIQLTEKQFTSMSEKEMPEELKIMALAPAIRLNLSFKDPAVKHYGRIVFYHHAFPSPEQQYLHLSETQDEDGVIILASDALEAAYVKPDAFFNIALYEWACIFIKIHKMPATFKLDADLIWSIICKILVTEEKKLQNYMGQMNLNIVAILVYCYIMYPEKLQKESADIFNFYKTIID, from the coding sequence ATGCCTTCAAGAATTGCACAGACCTTATGCACCACTTTATTCTTACTTACCTTGTTTTTTATTGATAAATCTACCGAGGATAGTCTTTGGGTCCTCATTCCAACAGGTATTCTTGCATTGGCTAGCTTTGTTTTTGGAAGTTTAATCAATCAAAAATGGTATCAACGAAACCCTCCAAAACTCAGTGATTATGAATTGAATTGGGTAAAACGGTTTGTTCCGTTTTATAAAAATTTGCCAAAAATAGCGCAAGATCATTTTTGTAATCAACTCGCAATACAACTCACGGAAAAACAATTTACGTCTATGTCTGAAAAAGAAATGCCGGAGGAATTAAAAATTATGGCTCTTGCTCCAGCAATTCGATTAAACCTTTCATTTAAAGATCCTGCTGTTAAACACTATGGTCGAATTGTATTTTATCACCATGCATTTCCAAGTCCTGAACAACAATATCTTCATTTGTCAGAAACACAAGATGAAGATGGGGTAATTATTTTAGCGAGTGATGCGTTAGAAGCAGCGTATGTAAAACCGGATGCGTTTTTTAATATTGCTTTATATGAATGGGCTTGTATTTTTATAAAGATTCATAAAATGCCTGCAACTTTCAAATTAGATGCTGATTTAATTTGGTCAATAATTTGTAAAATTTTAGTCACGGAAGAAAAAAAATTGCAGAACTATATGGGCCAAATGAATCTAAATATAGTAGCAATTTTAGTGTATTGTTACATTATGTATCCTGAAAAATTACAAAAAGAATCAGCAGATATTTTTAATTTTTACAAAACGATTATTGATTAA
- a CDS encoding T9SS type A sorting domain-containing protein yields the protein MIKSNCFLTLGFLFLNLIYAFSQQTIRSSILHDGLTRTFSFYVPANYTLKKPVALVFNLHGYGSNNDQQEFYGDFRKISDTAGFIVVHPNGTLFPQSNQSFWNVGLVGNSNVDDVGFIHALIDTLSKAYSIDPERIYSTGMSNGGFMSYHLACVSNRFAAIASVTGSMTLQTVSACKNASPLPILEIHGDADPVVDYNGSTGVSSIPSVLAYWIAKNGLNTQNLIKSNVPDINKTDGASAELYIYPGLNEVQHYKILNGGHTWPGALIAIGTTCMDFSASTVIWNFFNKYRKQTVNTQDLNIADFQISPNPVTNTIKITQTEFNEGAKSIQCINQLGIALRTITIQSSETLVDLSDLPSGIYFLVSQSQKKSNQIKFIKL from the coding sequence ATGATTAAATCGAACTGTTTTTTGACTTTAGGATTCCTATTTCTCAATCTGATATATGCATTTTCCCAGCAAACCATAAGGTCAAGTATTCTTCATGATGGCCTCACCCGCACATTTTCATTTTATGTACCTGCCAATTATACTTTAAAAAAACCGGTCGCCCTGGTCTTTAATTTACATGGATATGGCTCCAATAATGATCAACAGGAATTTTATGGAGATTTTAGAAAAATTTCTGATACTGCTGGTTTTATTGTAGTACATCCAAATGGCACATTGTTTCCTCAAAGTAATCAAAGCTTTTGGAATGTAGGCTTAGTCGGAAACAGCAATGTTGACGATGTCGGATTTATTCATGCATTAATAGATACCCTTTCAAAAGCGTATTCCATAGATCCTGAAAGAATTTATAGTACCGGAATGTCAAATGGTGGTTTTATGAGTTACCATTTAGCCTGTGTTAGTAATCGCTTTGCAGCCATCGCTTCTGTCACAGGATCTATGACTTTGCAAACCGTTTCCGCTTGTAAAAACGCTTCTCCATTACCAATTCTTGAAATTCATGGCGATGCCGACCCTGTAGTTGATTACAATGGATCCACAGGGGTTTCTTCCATTCCATCTGTCTTGGCTTATTGGATAGCTAAAAATGGCTTGAACACCCAAAACCTAATAAAATCCAATGTTCCAGATATTAATAAAACTGATGGTGCTTCTGCAGAACTTTATATCTATCCGGGATTAAATGAAGTCCAACATTATAAAATTCTAAATGGCGGACATACCTGGCCTGGTGCATTAATTGCTATTGGAACTACCTGCATGGATTTTAGTGCAAGTACTGTGATTTGGAACTTTTTTAATAAGTACAGAAAGCAAACCGTAAATACACAAGATTTAAATATTGCAGATTTCCAGATTTCACCCAATCCTGTAACAAATACGATCAAAATTACTCAAACAGAATTTAATGAGGGTGCAAAATCAATTCAATGTATAAATCAATTAGGAATTGCGCTTCGAACAATAACAATTCAAAGTTCTGAAACATTAGTAGATTTAAGTGATCTGCCATCGGGCATATATTTTCTGGTAAGTCAATCACAGAAAAAAAGTAATCAAATAAAATTTATTAAATTGTAA
- a CDS encoding RagB/SusD family nutrient uptake outer membrane protein → MSLYSKIHLKLLTIGIFSIVLFSACEGDFLDTVPKTSIDQEKAFSTPGKILAQVNSLYGQLQNQNFYGGRFIVFNEQRGDEFGQNDGNAATGSAVWNQNVASTNEYINNVWSAGYTAINASNILIEQLQKTKVISDSLAKLYIAEAKYVRALCYLSLVQTYAKPFNLDRTALGLPLRLTAITGVGYNDLVRSTVEEVYNQILLDLNEAEEDLPIAYTTPLLNISRAHKSTAIALKTRVYLNQANYQKVVEEASKLVPLNSPYQYTSGSITHNLESAIANVFTGTYTGPEAIFFIPFANSNTETPSAQYALAFNYLTQPIIFLATAGIVGNPALTGKEDARSAFITSNAAKQKVLKKFSITTAPFRDYVPVLRYAEVMLNYAEAATNLNDLGTAANLLNAVRHRSNPTYVFPSEAISTKDSLINTILTERRIEFLGEGLRLQDLQRRTQSLPAKTGSIGTAPEVLTSAKNYIWPIPSGELSTNKLCLPN, encoded by the coding sequence ATGAGTCTCTATAGTAAAATACATTTAAAACTTTTAACTATTGGAATTTTTTCGATAGTTCTGTTCTCAGCTTGTGAAGGGGATTTTTTAGATACAGTTCCTAAAACAAGTATTGATCAGGAAAAAGCATTTAGCACACCAGGAAAAATTTTAGCACAAGTAAATAGCTTGTATGGTCAATTGCAGAATCAAAATTTTTATGGAGGTCGTTTTATTGTTTTTAATGAACAAAGGGGTGATGAGTTTGGGCAAAATGATGGAAACGCAGCGACAGGTTCTGCAGTTTGGAATCAAAATGTGGCCTCTACTAATGAATATATTAATAATGTATGGTCTGCAGGTTATACTGCTATAAATGCTTCCAATATTTTAATTGAGCAATTGCAAAAGACAAAAGTAATTTCAGACAGTCTTGCTAAATTATATATAGCAGAAGCAAAATATGTAAGAGCATTGTGTTATTTAAGTCTGGTACAAACCTATGCAAAGCCTTTTAATTTAGATAGAACAGCATTGGGATTACCGCTACGATTAACGGCTATTACTGGAGTAGGATATAATGATTTGGTTAGAAGCACCGTAGAAGAAGTTTATAATCAAATATTGTTAGATTTGAATGAAGCAGAAGAGGACTTACCAATTGCATATACTACGCCATTATTAAATATTTCAAGAGCGCATAAGAGTACTGCGATCGCTTTAAAAACAAGAGTTTATCTGAATCAGGCAAATTACCAAAAAGTTGTGGAAGAGGCTTCTAAATTAGTACCCTTAAACAGTCCATATCAATACACATCCGGCTCCATTACGCACAATTTAGAATCTGCCATTGCAAATGTGTTTACAGGAACATATACAGGACCAGAAGCTATTTTTTTTATTCCATTTGCGAATTCAAATACAGAAACACCAAGTGCACAATATGCGTTGGCATTTAATTATTTAACACAACCAATAATTTTCTTAGCGACTGCAGGAATCGTTGGTAATCCAGCGTTAACCGGGAAGGAAGACGCCAGAAGTGCATTCATTACAAGTAATGCAGCCAAGCAAAAAGTATTAAAGAAATTTTCTATTACAACGGCTCCATTTAGGGATTATGTTCCTGTATTACGCTATGCAGAAGTGATGCTTAATTATGCAGAAGCAGCAACAAATTTAAATGATTTAGGCACCGCTGCGAATTTATTAAATGCCGTTAGACATCGCTCGAATCCAACGTATGTTTTTCCTTCAGAAGCAATTTCGACCAAAGATAGTTTGATCAATACCATTTTAACGGAGCGACGTATTGAATTTTTAGGAGAGGGCCTTCGGTTACAAGATTTACAAAGGAGAACACAAAGTTTACCTGCAAAGACTGGAAGTATTGGAACTGCTCCAGAAGTTTTAACAAGTGCAAAGAATTATATCTGGCCTATACCCAGTGGCGAATTATCAACTAATAAATTGTGCTTGCCGAATTAA
- a CDS encoding SusC/RagA family TonB-linked outer membrane protein → MNIINTYVLRINNYLAILLFLFLSNFVFAQNITLTGRVVDSKNNSALEGVNIYFKSLKASILTNTLGEFSILVPDQFPLVLNISYVGYDSQELILNASEFVTILMQEKSTELEEVLVVSGYSVQKKSEFSGAVSSIGTKQLQCRPSVSFDQLLGGQAPGIDIIQPTNILNNTPVLRIRGINTITSGLFPLVVVDGVAVFVGSIGGMVGNNPLSDINPNDIQSIDVLKDASAAAIFGSRAANGVMVITTKKGKKGRVKVNYDTWLSRSTPYNLPELLDAKDYVMIKNEAMVNSGRAPGYALMYNPDSSIVNTSWYDVAFRPGISHNHNLSISGANNSTSYYFSLGYTNQNSFIKYNSFERYSARLNIENTLNNFLKVGANMSYSNGMNIGPNTGAIPSNSLSSSSYNSEYITNEPLARMTYVLPPNVPVYNTDGTYSIQNGISVGYGKNNPSTIGTINAYNLAMVQKLDVNTSENNTLIGNVYGEYKVYKNLLFRSSYGINNLQVQNKSFLNPIHGGGASANGSATNIFSKFYRFDWVNTLSFNTTLGEHHNFSIILGTERIKTTVNSWGAQRSNITDPDYSNYQGGFANISPIGNVFTENALLSYFSNVTYDFNRKYLLSFNFRRDGLSALADGNKFGNFGGASIGWNVYKEDFFQNASFKEYFNNLKIRLSYGVVGNSEIGDYPAIGAYTSNTYGGVPTLNYAQAGNPDLKWETSTKLDVGLNFTILKDRISIEFDYYKNLIDGLILKAPQALSAGIPGNYINANVGSMYNEGIELGLDAQVLNLNSFKWDINFNFSTLKNKVTSLVSDVYVPSIFGVQNMTRVGYSIGSIFAVPTIGVNPENGLMVFLNSEGKQVQYNHIGSPRWTYLDGTAAPAIDNYKDGVIQGPSLPTYFGGINNTLVYKNFDLNINFTFVGGNKLYNGTRATNSDQRYFNNGTFIKDRWTTPGQKTEIQKLYYGDNVSAGFSFSATSKVEDGDYLKLKNISLGYQLPVNNNVFRGKISSARIYLQAVNLFTITKYRGSDPEVSINGNSIHSGKDQNVPPNAQTFTIGLNVGF, encoded by the coding sequence ATGAATATTATAAATACATACGTTTTAAGGATAAACAATTATTTAGCAATCTTATTATTTCTGTTTCTTTCTAATTTTGTATTTGCACAAAATATTACACTGACAGGACGCGTGGTAGATTCCAAGAATAATTCTGCTCTCGAAGGGGTCAACATTTATTTTAAATCTTTGAAAGCTTCAATATTAACAAATACATTAGGTGAATTTTCAATTTTAGTACCAGATCAGTTTCCATTAGTATTAAACATTAGTTATGTGGGTTATGATTCACAAGAATTAATTCTGAATGCCTCCGAATTTGTGACCATTCTAATGCAAGAAAAAAGTACAGAGTTAGAGGAAGTCTTGGTTGTAAGTGGATATTCTGTGCAGAAGAAAAGCGAGTTTTCTGGTGCTGTTTCAAGCATCGGTACGAAGCAATTACAATGTAGACCCTCCGTAAGTTTTGATCAGCTTTTAGGTGGACAAGCACCAGGAATTGATATTATTCAGCCAACAAATATTTTGAACAATACACCGGTACTAAGAATTCGGGGTATTAATACGATTACGTCTGGATTATTTCCTTTAGTTGTTGTGGATGGTGTAGCTGTTTTTGTAGGATCAATTGGTGGGATGGTTGGCAACAATCCGTTGTCTGATATTAATCCAAATGATATTCAATCTATTGACGTTTTAAAAGATGCTTCTGCTGCAGCTATTTTTGGATCGAGAGCAGCAAATGGGGTTATGGTTATTACGACTAAGAAAGGAAAAAAGGGAAGAGTCAAAGTTAATTATGATACTTGGTTAAGCAGAAGTACACCTTACAATTTACCAGAACTGTTGGATGCTAAAGATTATGTAATGATTAAGAATGAGGCTATGGTAAATTCAGGAAGAGCTCCGGGATATGCATTAATGTATAATCCTGACAGTAGTATTGTAAATACCAGTTGGTATGACGTTGCCTTTAGACCTGGAATTTCACACAATCATAATCTTAGTATTTCAGGTGCAAATAATTCAACGAGTTATTATTTTTCATTAGGTTATACCAATCAAAATAGTTTTATCAAATATAATAGTTTCGAGCGTTATTCAGCGCGCTTAAATATTGAAAATACATTGAATAATTTTTTAAAGGTTGGAGCAAATATGTCTTATAGTAATGGGATGAATATTGGTCCAAACACAGGAGCCATTCCGAGTAACTCTTTGTCTTCGTCTTCTTACAATTCTGAATATATTACCAATGAGCCATTAGCCAGGATGACCTATGTGTTGCCGCCAAACGTACCTGTGTATAATACAGATGGTACTTATAGTATTCAAAATGGAATCAGTGTAGGATATGGCAAAAATAATCCAAGCACGATAGGAACGATTAATGCCTATAACTTAGCTATGGTTCAAAAGCTCGATGTGAATACTTCTGAAAATAATACATTGATAGGAAATGTTTACGGAGAGTATAAAGTATATAAAAATCTTTTATTCAGATCGAGTTATGGCATTAATAATTTGCAAGTTCAGAATAAATCATTTTTAAATCCGATACATGGGGGCGGTGCATCTGCAAATGGTAGTGCAACAAATATTTTTTCTAAATTTTATCGTTTTGATTGGGTAAATACACTTTCCTTTAATACAACATTAGGAGAACACCACAATTTTAGTATTATTTTAGGAACGGAACGAATTAAAACTACGGTCAATTCATGGGGAGCCCAACGTTCAAATATAACAGATCCTGATTATTCAAATTATCAGGGAGGTTTTGCGAATATATCACCTATTGGAAATGTATTTACAGAGAATGCATTGTTATCTTATTTTTCAAATGTAACTTATGATTTTAATCGAAAATATCTATTGAGTTTTAATTTCCGTCGGGATGGTTTATCTGCCTTGGCAGATGGAAATAAGTTTGGAAATTTTGGAGGGGCGTCAATTGGATGGAATGTCTATAAAGAAGACTTTTTTCAAAACGCATCTTTTAAAGAATATTTTAATAATCTAAAAATAAGATTAAGCTATGGGGTTGTTGGTAATAGTGAAATCGGTGATTATCCTGCAATCGGTGCATATACTTCAAATACATATGGTGGAGTCCCAACTTTAAATTATGCGCAAGCCGGCAATCCGGATCTTAAATGGGAAACGAGTACTAAACTGGATGTGGGTTTAAATTTTACCATTTTGAAAGATCGGATTTCTATAGAGTTTGATTATTATAAAAATTTGATTGATGGATTGATTTTGAAAGCACCTCAAGCACTTTCGGCTGGGATTCCTGGAAACTATATCAATGCCAATGTGGGTAGTATGTACAATGAAGGGATTGAATTAGGATTGGATGCACAAGTTTTAAATTTGAATTCATTTAAATGGGATATTAATTTTAATTTTTCTACTTTGAAAAACAAAGTAACCTCTTTGGTGAGTGATGTTTATGTGCCAAGCATTTTTGGAGTTCAAAACATGACCCGCGTTGGATATTCTATAGGTTCTATTTTTGCAGTTCCTACCATAGGAGTAAATCCTGAGAATGGATTGATGGTTTTTTTAAATAGCGAAGGTAAACAAGTACAATATAATCATATAGGATCTCCAAGATGGACCTATTTGGATGGAACTGCCGCTCCCGCCATTGATAATTATAAAGATGGAGTCATTCAAGGCCCATCCTTGCCAACTTATTTTGGAGGAATTAACAATACGCTAGTTTATAAAAATTTTGATTTGAACATTAATTTTACATTTGTAGGTGGCAATAAACTGTATAATGGAACCCGGGCTACCAACTCAGATCAACGGTATTTTAATAATGGAACTTTTATTAAAGATCGTTGGACTACACCTGGACAGAAAACCGAAATACAAAAACTGTATTATGGGGATAATGTATCTGCCGGATTTTCATTTTCAGCTACATCAAAAGTTGAAGATGGAGATTATCTTAAGTTAAAAAATATTTCATTGGGATATCAACTTCCTGTAAATAACAATGTATTCAGAGGTAAAATTTCATCAGCAAGGATTTATTTGCAAGCAGTGAATTTATTTACAATTACAAAATACAGAGGTTCAGATCCTGAAGTTTCTATAAATGGAAATTCAATTCATTCTGGAAAAGATCAAAACGTACCGCCCAATGCACAAACATTTACCATTGGTTTAAATGTCGGTTTTTAA
- a CDS encoding glycosyltransferase — translation MRIVVFSLNFPPLRNPRSFRVGLYSKYLHEKYDLLTITSSIDEECADPSFVFRSGFKIRMKSKLRGKLKRFSVIRFFHKYIFPDDRIIYMIPFLFNYIFKLRRKDDLIMTVSNPISAHLIGVFLKLFFRHQWIVDIGDIFSNQNTSNNGPYAFLINRYEKSVLNFSDHIVLNANSLKQYYLSYFLIQNEKMTVIPNGISLDIERIRHIQSNEIRLSFIGNTYPIVREGLDEMKILLKLVELFPETRILIQLYGVQFSKLHELENIFPNIIKIRYCQTDDELIQAYSNTDILINFANKDNPGLPSKLNEYQATGIPIINFLHSFEDSSWHYLNTIQNAVIHVLVNQVELESIAEFITKSLNIPRIHISEPAKNLTEAWSRVFNKFIK, via the coding sequence ATGCGAATCGTAGTATTTAGCTTGAACTTTCCTCCATTAAGAAATCCGCGATCTTTCCGGGTTGGATTGTATAGTAAATATTTGCATGAAAAATATGATTTGTTGACTATAACAAGTAGCATTGATGAAGAATGTGCTGATCCCAGCTTTGTTTTCCGAAGTGGATTTAAAATCAGAATGAAGAGCAAACTTAGGGGTAAATTAAAACGTTTTTCTGTAATCCGATTTTTTCATAAATATATTTTTCCCGATGACAGAATAATTTATATGATTCCATTTCTATTTAATTATATATTTAAACTTCGAAGGAAAGATGATCTTATCATGACCGTTTCGAACCCAATAAGTGCACATTTAATTGGTGTATTCTTAAAGTTATTTTTTAGACATCAATGGATTGTGGATATTGGTGATATTTTTTCAAATCAGAATACTTCCAACAACGGTCCTTACGCTTTTTTGATAAATCGATATGAAAAGAGCGTTTTAAATTTTAGTGACCATATTGTTTTAAATGCAAATTCTTTAAAACAATATTATCTATCCTACTTTTTGATTCAGAATGAAAAAATGACAGTCATTCCAAATGGTATATCATTGGATATTGAGAGAATCCGCCATATTCAATCTAATGAAATACGGCTATCATTTATTGGAAATACCTATCCTATAGTGCGGGAAGGATTGGATGAAATGAAAATACTTTTGAAGCTGGTGGAATTATTTCCGGAAACCAGGATATTGATTCAATTATATGGAGTTCAATTTTCAAAATTGCATGAATTGGAGAATATTTTTCCGAATATTATTAAAATTCGATATTGTCAGACTGACGATGAACTCATTCAGGCTTATTCAAATACGGATATTTTAATAAATTTTGCGAATAAGGACAATCCTGGATTGCCAAGTAAGTTGAATGAGTATCAAGCAACTGGAATTCCAATTATCAATTTTTTACATTCCTTTGAAGATTCAAGTTGGCATTATTTAAATACAATACAGAACGCTGTAATTCATGTGTTAGTAAATCAAGTTGAATTGGAATCAATTGCTGAATTTATAACGAAATCCTTGAACATTCCACGGATTCATATATCGGAGCCTGCAAAGAATTTAACGGAAGCCTGGAGTCGGGTGTTCAATAAATTTATAAAGTAA
- a CDS encoding glycosyltransferase family 4 protein — translation MSYRVLHIIDCYLPETMNWMERLWQRTANYCEHFIFAKYYIKDPNTVFYFINPQKSINYPIGILDKFKERLRFQSTVRKLKQSIIEQKIQILHFHFGHLAIEYRDLLQKLDIPFCVSLYGFDYEYLIHYKPETKQDYIELANLGGRFIVEGNYSANLIASYGIPASKIFKVHMLFKIENGFSKPQCKTPIKLFQAATFTEKKNQIALVDALKDRHIGKFQISFYGEQGDRNYYVNLLKAIDLKQKHDIRIQGLLPFNAYLKELSNSHFTINLSKKSSAQDTEGGCPVLLKDSLSLARPVITTAHCDIPDIIVNAYNGILLPEDDPEAVECMLDSLLKFNQKEYLQLCRNALETVDINCSNNISAAELRSVYQSMVCES, via the coding sequence ATGTCTTATAGAGTACTGCATATTATAGATTGTTACTTACCAGAGACCATGAATTGGATGGAAAGATTATGGCAACGTACTGCTAATTATTGTGAACATTTTATATTTGCAAAATACTATATCAAAGATCCAAATACTGTGTTTTATTTTATAAATCCACAAAAGTCAATTAATTACCCAATTGGTATTCTAGATAAATTCAAAGAGAGACTTCGTTTCCAAAGTACGGTGCGTAAATTGAAGCAATCAATAATTGAGCAGAAGATACAAATTCTTCATTTTCATTTTGGACATCTTGCAATTGAATATAGAGATTTGTTGCAAAAACTTGACATTCCTTTTTGTGTTTCACTTTATGGTTTTGATTATGAGTATTTAATCCATTATAAACCAGAAACCAAACAAGATTATATAGAATTAGCGAATTTGGGTGGAAGATTTATTGTGGAGGGTAATTATTCTGCAAATTTAATTGCATCCTATGGAATTCCTGCATCAAAAATCTTTAAAGTCCATATGCTTTTTAAGATTGAAAATGGATTTAGTAAACCTCAGTGTAAAACACCCATTAAACTTTTTCAAGCAGCTACTTTTACTGAAAAGAAAAACCAAATTGCACTGGTAGATGCATTAAAAGATCGGCATATAGGAAAATTTCAAATATCTTTTTACGGGGAGCAAGGAGATAGAAACTATTATGTAAATCTTTTGAAAGCAATAGACTTAAAGCAAAAACATGATATCCGGATACAAGGATTATTGCCTTTTAATGCGTATTTGAAGGAGCTAAGTAATTCTCATTTTACAATTAATTTAAGTAAGAAATCGAGTGCGCAGGATACAGAAGGAGGCTGTCCGGTCTTATTAAAAGATAGTTTAAGCTTAGCAAGACCAGTCATTACTACAGCACATTGTGATATTCCTGACATTATCGTGAATGCTTATAATGGTATCCTTTTACCGGAGGATGATCCGGAAGCAGTGGAATGTATGTTGGATTCCTTGCTCAAATTTAATCAGAAGGAGTATTTGCAATTATGTAGAAACGCTTTGGAGACGGTCGATATTAATTGTTCTAATAATATTTCTGCGGCTGAGCTGAGGTCCGTTTATCAATCCATGGTATGCGAATCGTAG